CTTGACAAAATACTGAAAATAGTATAAGTTTGGTCGATAAGGAAGCAATTTCTTATTATGAGTTAAATTTATTTAGCTCAAGCATGGGGATTAAAAGAGTCTGCATATAGCAATATATGCGGGCTCTTTTTTTTGTTTGAAGAACATGAATTCCCAAGTATACAAAAACCCTCTAGATTTTATATTGATCGAGGGACATGAATTATCAGCTATGAAAAAATCACTAGCTTCAGCTGGTATGTGCGCTTGAGGCGCATCTCTCAGAGAGTACACCTAGAGGCAATACAATAATAAAAAGAAAATTTAAATATAAAAATATATTCTAATTCACTTTTTCGAAAAAGTGACAAAAACATCGAACGAAAAAATTTTAGATCATTACGCTACAAAATCTAGTAAAATTCCGAACTCGTCATTCCGTTAACACTCCACTCCTCAAACAGCGGACATTTTACAGATATTTTTACGCTTCATTTTTCTCCAAAATTTTTCAATGTTCGAGAAAAATCAATCAGTTTACTGGACTCACGACAGCGGGGAAAATAGAAAAATATTAGGAGAGCACTTTTTCTAATAGCTCTTTATTCCCATTGATGAAATCGGTGGCTGAGTGTGGTTTTTTGCCTTCTAATTGGAGTCTTAGAACTTCTAGAGTATTTTGACCACATTTTATGAGTAGTTTTTTTTCAAAAGTGAATAATTGACCTATTTTTTTGTCAGAAATATCTTTTTCAAGTAAATCAGCTTCAATAATTTTTAATAATTTGCCATCAATCTTTGTCCAAGCACCTGGCCAAGTGCTCATTGCTCGTATTTGTTTTTCAATATAGCTAGCTTCTTTTAACCAATCTATTTTACCATCTTCTTTGCTTGTTTTTTTGACTATGCTAGAAAGCATATCGTTTTGTTTTTTTGGATTAATATTTCCGCTAATATATTGATAAATAGTATCGGATAGAATTTCTTCACCAAGCTTTGAAATTTTTTCGAAAAGAGTTTCAGTCGTCTCTTTTTTATCTAAAATGATTTCAGCCTGATTTATAATATCTCCCGTATCCATCCCTTTGTCCATTTTCATTATAGTTACTCCGGACACACCATCTCCATTTA
This portion of the Patescibacteria group bacterium genome encodes:
- the fmt gene encoding methionyl-tRNA formyltransferase codes for the protein MNSKIKTIFMGTPDFAVLSFRSLINDNRFDIVACFTQPDRAVGRSGKLQKTPVKLLAEENSIPVYQPGKISNYTSYSDKDSFPFLGIDLIVVVAYAQIIPQKILDIPKYGCINVHGSLLPKYRGSSCIQASILNGDGVSGVTIMKMDKGMDTGDIINQAEIILDKKETTETLFEKISKLGEEILSDTIYQYISGNINPKKQNDMLSSIVKKTSKEDGKIDWLKEASYIEKQIRAMSTWPGAWTKIDGKLLKIIEADLLEKDISDKKIGQLFTFEKKLLIKCGQNTLEVLRLQLEGKKPHSATDFINGNKELLEKVLS